Proteins encoded by one window of bacterium:
- a CDS encoding DUF5663 domain-containing protein: MTLEDNIITKLGLDNLSADKKTDILMRMADIIQKRLALRVMKMLPETALDEYIKIVDNNEIGGHEFLVKKIPNYAAIVEEEIVNFKQEITV; the protein is encoded by the coding sequence ATGACGCTTGAGGACAATATAATCACAAAATTAGGCCTTGATAATCTGTCTGCTGATAAAAAAACCGATATTCTGATGCGGATGGCGGATATTATTCAAAAAAGGCTGGCTTTGCGGGTGATGAAGATGCTTCCTGAGACAGCTCTTGACGAATACATAAAAATAGTAGATAATAATGAAATTGGCGGACATGAGTTTTTGGTCAAGAAAATACCGAATTATGCCGCAATTGTCGAGGAAGAGATCGTTAATTTTAAGCAAGAAATAACAGTCTAA
- the rpmF gene encoding 50S ribosomal protein L32, with translation MGTPKQRHSRGRTRRRRSHHALGAIKLVKCAKCGTLILPHHMCATCGVYAGKEVLKIVSKAEKAKAKADKHKKKHE, from the coding sequence ATGGGTACACCTAAACAAAGACATTCAAGAGGCCGAACAAGAAGACGCAGAAGCCATCACGCTTTGGGAGCGATCAAGCTCGTGAAATGCGCGAAATGCGGTACGTTGATCCTGCCGCACCATATGTGCGCGACTTGCGGCGTCTACGCTGGCAAGGAAGTTTTGAAGATTGTCTCAAAAGCGGAAAAAGCCAAGGCAAAAGCCGATAAGCATAAGAAAAAGCACGAATAA
- the nusB gene encoding transcription antitermination factor NusB gives MSARHLSRSIVLQTLYEWDFLHNFVNGKDAGEEIKKQDDFERLLNRNIKDLAAGVDDASFIIELAKGIKDRKKEIDKIIEKATPDWPINQITIVDRNVLRLGIYELYFGDTKEVPPKVAINEAIELAKTFGGESSGKFVNGVLGTIYRDITEKDKKTETDEVKKNKKVNPLTGGKKKK, from the coding sequence ATGTCTGCACGGCATTTATCCAGATCAATAGTTCTTCAAACGCTTTATGAGTGGGATTTCTTGCATAATTTTGTAAACGGTAAAGACGCGGGTGAGGAAATCAAAAAACAAGATGACTTTGAAAGATTGTTAAATAGGAATATAAAGGACTTGGCCGCGGGCGTTGATGATGCGAGCTTTATCATTGAGCTTGCTAAAGGAATAAAAGACAGGAAAAAAGAGATCGACAAGATCATTGAAAAAGCGACTCCGGATTGGCCGATCAATCAAATCACTATTGTTGATCGAAATGTTCTGCGTTTGGGGATTTATGAGTTATATTTCGGCGACACGAAAGAAGTTCCTCCGAAAGTTGCGATCAATGAAGCGATCGAGCTGGCGAAAACATTTGGCGGCGAATCTTCGGGAAAGTTTGTAAACGGGGTTTTGGGAACTATCTATCGCGATATAACCGAAAAAGACAAAAAGACCGAGACAGATGAGGTTAAAAAAAATAAAAAAGTTAATCCGCTCACTGGTGGAAAAAAGAAAAAATAA